The following proteins are encoded in a genomic region of Candidatus Deferrimicrobiaceae bacterium:
- a CDS encoding integration host factor subunit alpha, whose translation MTKADLVEIVYEKVGGLSKKESQDIVETIFDTMKDILKNGEKIKISGFGNFILRDKRPRKGRNPQTGDDIQITARRVLTFRPSQILKAYINEENP comes from the coding sequence ATGACGAAGGCTGACCTGGTAGAGATCGTGTACGAGAAAGTAGGCGGCCTTTCGAAGAAAGAGTCGCAGGATATCGTCGAGACGATCTTCGATACGATGAAGGATATCCTGAAAAACGGAGAAAAGATCAAGATCTCCGGATTCGGGAACTTCATCCTGCGCGACAAGCGCCCCCGCAAGGGGAGGAATCCCCAGACAGGCGACGACATCCAGATCACGGCGCGCCGCGTGCTCACCTTCCGGCCCAGCCAGATCCTGAAGGCGTACATCAACGAAGAGAACCCGTAA
- a CDS encoding MerR family transcriptional regulator gives MAVPEIPDKFYFKIGEVSSLLGVKPYVVRFWETEFDLAPAKNRSRHRVYKKHEVETLLEIRRLLYDERFTIEGAQKKLKERMKDKSKQLGLNLEEKKQRAVLQKVKKDLEKIREMLRQ, from the coding sequence GTGGCAGTTCCCGAAATCCCGGACAAGTTCTACTTCAAAATCGGAGAGGTAAGTTCTCTTCTGGGCGTGAAGCCTTACGTGGTCCGGTTCTGGGAGACCGAGTTCGACCTGGCGCCGGCGAAGAACCGCTCCCGACACCGCGTCTACAAGAAGCATGAAGTCGAGACGTTGCTCGAAATCAGGAGGCTGCTCTACGACGAGAGGTTCACGATCGAGGGGGCGCAGAAGAAGTTAAAGGAACGGATGAAGGATAAGAGCAAACAGCTCGGTTTGAATCTGGAGGAAAAGAAACAAAGGGCCGTCCTCCAGAAGGTCAAGAAGGATCTCGAGAAGATCCGGGAGATGCTGAGGCAATGA
- a CDS encoding phosphomannose isomerase type II C-terminal cupin domain has translation MNPPRNSDDSRSARDGERGERPWGFYLVLYEEEGCKVKRFLVRPGKRLSLQRHRHRAEHWHLVRGEAVVTREGETIRMEAGHSLDIPRGAVHRIENVGREDVIVIEVQTGSYMGEDDIERLEDDFGRS, from the coding sequence ATGAATCCGCCCAGGAATTCCGACGATAGCCGCTCCGCCCGGGACGGGGAACGGGGAGAGCGCCCATGGGGCTTCTACCTCGTTCTCTACGAGGAGGAAGGATGCAAGGTCAAGAGGTTCCTCGTGCGCCCGGGAAAGCGCCTGAGCCTGCAAAGACACCGGCACCGAGCCGAGCACTGGCACCTCGTGCGGGGAGAGGCGGTAGTCACCCGGGAGGGGGAAACGATCCGGATGGAGGCGGGCCATTCCCTCGACATCCCCCGGGGGGCCGTCCACCGGATCGAGAACGTCGGGCGGGAGGACGTGATCGTCATCGAGGTCCAGACCGGTTCATATATGGGAGAAGACGACATCGAGCGGCTGGAGGACGACTTCGGGCGGTCGTAA
- a CDS encoding site-specific integrase, with the protein MAHTITEHEVETFRAQRKTVPIKAKKPEARRPRSTSTVKHELAVLKEVFNKGIAWGLVDRNPAARVKPLPESKGRTRFLSVEEAEKLVQAASAHLRPIIIMALETGMRRGEILRLKWEDLDMKNNMIYIADPKNNDPRHVPMSSRVKALLASLPRRLRADYVFVGVKKWQTVGKDGIPFTDVDTSFRNACAKEGIEDFTFHGLRHTAASHLVMSGVPLRTVGEILGHKTATMTERYSHLTPEHKRNAIETLSSCYNSATIAQEAGR; encoded by the coding sequence ATGGCGCACACGATCACCGAGCACGAGGTGGAAACCTTCCGGGCGCAGCGGAAGACAGTCCCGATCAAGGCGAAGAAACCGGAGGCCCGGAGGCCCCGGAGCACATCGACCGTGAAGCATGAACTCGCGGTCCTCAAGGAAGTCTTCAACAAGGGCATCGCCTGGGGGCTCGTGGACCGCAACCCCGCGGCCCGCGTGAAACCTCTCCCCGAATCCAAGGGGCGGACGCGGTTCCTCTCGGTCGAGGAGGCGGAGAAACTCGTCCAGGCCGCATCGGCGCACCTTCGCCCGATCATCATCATGGCGCTGGAAACGGGAATGAGGCGCGGAGAGATTCTCCGGCTCAAGTGGGAAGACCTGGACATGAAGAACAACATGATCTATATCGCCGACCCGAAGAACAACGACCCCCGCCACGTCCCGATGTCCTCCCGCGTGAAGGCCCTCCTGGCGTCACTCCCGCGGCGGCTGCGGGCGGACTATGTTTTCGTCGGGGTGAAGAAGTGGCAGACGGTCGGGAAGGACGGGATCCCCTTCACCGACGTGGACACCTCTTTCCGGAATGCTTGCGCGAAGGAGGGGATCGAGGACTTCACCTTTCACGGGCTCCGGCACACGGCGGCTTCGCATTTGGTGATGTCCGGCGTCCCGTTGAGGACGGTCGGGGAGATCCTCGGCCACAAGACGGCGACGATGACGGAGAGGTATTCGCACCTGACCCCGGAGCACAAGCGAAATGCGATAGAGACGCTCTCGAGTTGCTACAATTCTGCTACAATCGCGCAGGAGGCGGGACGGTGA